The following are encoded together in the Leuconostoc mesenteroides subsp. mesenteroides ATCC 8293 genome:
- a CDS encoding rRNA large subunit pseudouridine synthase E, which translates to MIVLFNKPYNVLTKFTDAEGRPTLADYIDIPRVYAAGRLDMDSEGLLLLTDSGKLNHELTDPDNKAYKTYVVQVEGVPTKSQLKQLEQGVALKDGLTLPAKVKRIPYPKWLWEREKPIRIRKNQPTSFIQLKIKEGRNRQVRRMTAAVGIPTLRLIRTHIGEYHIADLKPGQYRIVK; encoded by the coding sequence ATGATTGTACTATTCAATAAACCGTACAATGTTTTAACTAAGTTTACTGATGCTGAAGGGCGACCAACTTTGGCTGACTACATTGATATTCCACGGGTTTATGCCGCTGGTCGTTTGGACATGGACAGTGAGGGCCTATTATTGCTGACTGATAGCGGTAAACTGAATCATGAATTGACTGATCCTGATAATAAAGCCTATAAAACTTATGTTGTTCAAGTAGAAGGGGTCCCAACAAAGTCACAACTAAAGCAACTTGAGCAAGGTGTGGCGTTAAAAGATGGGTTAACTTTACCAGCTAAAGTCAAACGTATTCCTTATCCAAAATGGTTATGGGAACGAGAGAAGCCAATCCGTATTCGTAAAAACCAGCCAACGAGTTTTATTCAATTAAAAATAAAAGAGGGCCGTAATCGGCAAGTACGCCGTATGACAGCAGCTGTTGGTATTCCAACGCTACGCTTGATACGGACACATATTGGTGAATATCATATTGCCGACTTAAAACCAGGACAATATCGAATTGTGAAGTAA
- a CDS encoding YebC/PmpR family DNA-binding transcriptional regulator, translating to MGRKWENIKMKKAQTDGAAAKVNSKYGIEIYAAAKQGGSPDPEANSTLKFVIERAKQAQVPKHVIERAIEKAKGSGDETFIEGRYEGFGPNGSLIIVDTLTSNVNRTATNVRTAFNKNGGTYGAAGSVSYLFDETGVIVFEGEDADATLETLLDAEVDVRDAEQQDDHIVVYTEPTALHQAIAALRESGVSDFSTTEISMLPQSEMTLAGEDLEIFEKLIDVLESDDDVQKVYHNVEL from the coding sequence ATGGGACGTAAATGGGAAAACATTAAAATGAAGAAGGCGCAGACTGATGGTGCTGCCGCTAAAGTTAACAGTAAGTATGGCATTGAAATTTATGCTGCAGCGAAGCAAGGTGGCAGTCCAGACCCTGAGGCTAATTCAACATTAAAGTTTGTTATTGAACGTGCTAAGCAAGCACAAGTGCCAAAGCACGTTATTGAACGTGCCATTGAAAAGGCAAAGGGTTCAGGGGATGAAACCTTTATCGAGGGACGTTACGAGGGATTTGGACCAAACGGTTCATTGATTATTGTAGATACGTTGACATCAAACGTTAATCGTACAGCTACAAATGTGCGCACAGCTTTCAATAAAAATGGTGGAACTTACGGTGCTGCTGGCTCTGTTAGTTATTTATTCGATGAAACAGGCGTGATTGTTTTTGAGGGTGAAGATGCCGATGCTACGTTGGAAACACTGCTAGACGCTGAAGTTGATGTTCGTGACGCCGAACAACAAGATGATCATATTGTTGTTTATACAGAACCAACTGCTTTGCATCAAGCAATTGCTGCTCTGCGTGAAAGTGGTGTGAGCGATTTCTCAACTACGGAAATCAGCATGTTGCCACAATCAGAAATGACACTGGCAGGCGAAGACTTAGAAATTTTCGAAAAGTTAATTGATGTATTAGAATCTGACGATGATGTTCAAAAAGTTTATCATAACGTCGAATTATAA
- the hemH gene encoding ferrochelatase: protein MNKKGLLLVNLGTPDSPHPDDVKAYLKEFLSDTNVIQMPRLLWQPILRGKILPKRSFKSAELYQKIWRKDGSPLMVYAKKQVEQVQQLQPNWIVRCAMTYRKPNIAETLKEMRLAGADDIVVLPLFPQYSVTSTQSVIDQVRKADKNINIVKSFYNDEAYLDLLARDIREAWAKNDYDRLIISYHGVPESYVRRGDPYVDHCTATTQGVLERVGPLTPDNTHQVFQSRFGPTEWVKPYLSDTLRSLPSQGIKRVLVATPAFVADCLETIEEIHVENHDIFKQAGGEVFDVVQPFNEHIDFSKYIASLANRHFAQN from the coding sequence ATGAATAAAAAAGGTCTATTATTAGTCAACCTAGGCACCCCTGACTCCCCACATCCAGATGATGTGAAAGCATATTTAAAAGAGTTTCTATCAGATACCAACGTTATTCAAATGCCCAGACTACTCTGGCAACCCATTTTAAGAGGTAAAATTTTGCCTAAGAGATCGTTTAAATCAGCTGAACTTTACCAAAAAATTTGGCGAAAAGACGGTTCGCCATTAATGGTCTATGCGAAAAAACAAGTTGAGCAAGTACAGCAATTACAACCAAACTGGATTGTTCGTTGTGCAATGACTTATCGTAAGCCTAACATTGCAGAAACACTGAAAGAAATGCGTCTGGCGGGCGCTGACGACATTGTTGTATTGCCACTGTTTCCCCAATATTCTGTTACATCAACACAATCAGTCATTGATCAAGTCCGTAAGGCCGACAAAAACATTAACATTGTTAAGTCATTTTACAACGATGAAGCCTATTTGGATTTATTAGCTAGAGACATTCGCGAGGCGTGGGCTAAAAACGATTATGATCGTTTAATCATTAGTTATCATGGTGTTCCCGAATCATATGTTCGTCGTGGTGACCCTTATGTTGACCACTGTACAGCAACCACACAAGGCGTTTTAGAGCGCGTTGGGCCGTTAACACCTGATAATACTCACCAGGTTTTCCAATCACGATTTGGGCCAACTGAGTGGGTCAAACCATACTTAAGTGACACACTAAGGTCACTGCCCAGCCAAGGTATCAAACGTGTCCTAGTAGCAACTCCAGCATTTGTAGCCGACTGCTTGGAAACCATCGAAGAAATTCACGTTGAAAATCATGATATTTTCAAACAGGCAGGTGGCGAAGTCTTTGATGTTGTCCAACCTTTTAATGAACATATTGATTTTTCCAAATATATTGCTTCTCTTGCGAATCGGCATTTTGCACAAAATTAA
- a CDS encoding NCS2 family permease has product MEKLFQLKENKTTVRREIIAGITTFVSMAYIFFLNPQILGQAGVPTQAVFLAAILVAVFGTLFMGLFANVPFALAPGIGMQAYFTYTIVFGFGFTWQQALAIVFLVGVVDIVITLTHGRRAIVKGIPTELKAAIGGGIGLFVTYIGLKNAGFINFIVDPSNIMTLNGKPFTGEVHGAVNSILANGGVTPELTKFNNASTLLALIGFVILVVLVMRKVPGAFLISLIVTTLIGIPMGVTNTHIGAGTSVSHAFGELGQVFGQSLGAQGLGSLFNNWHHASLALVTIFAMGLTGLFDAIGTLIGIGNQTGIFSKEDQKSFESSNGFNSKMDRALVVDTFTTAFAGIVGTSNTTTFIESASGVAAGARTGLANVVTAAGFALMILFAPLVGVVPTAATSPLLILVGIMMMGEFKKISWESLEVALPAFFTSVFMAFSYSISYGIAAGFIFFIIVKFALGKFKEVSPVLLIVSAFFLLNFAVLAFM; this is encoded by the coding sequence ATGGAAAAATTATTTCAATTGAAAGAAAATAAAACTACTGTCCGTCGTGAAATCATTGCTGGGATTACGACATTTGTATCAATGGCCTATATTTTCTTTTTGAACCCTCAAATTCTAGGGCAAGCTGGTGTGCCAACACAAGCCGTATTTTTAGCGGCTATTCTAGTAGCAGTTTTTGGTACATTGTTTATGGGCTTGTTTGCTAATGTACCGTTTGCTTTGGCACCAGGTATCGGCATGCAAGCATACTTCACGTATACTATCGTGTTTGGCTTCGGATTTACCTGGCAGCAAGCATTGGCTATCGTATTTTTAGTTGGTGTAGTGGATATTGTCATTACGTTGACACATGGTCGCCGTGCAATTGTTAAGGGTATTCCAACTGAATTAAAAGCGGCTATTGGTGGTGGAATTGGGTTGTTCGTTACTTATATAGGGTTGAAAAACGCCGGTTTTATCAATTTTATTGTTGATCCTAGCAATATTATGACGCTAAATGGCAAACCGTTCACTGGAGAAGTACATGGTGCGGTAAATAGCATCTTGGCCAATGGTGGTGTAACACCAGAATTGACTAAATTCAACAACGCTAGTACCTTATTAGCATTAATTGGTTTTGTTATTTTGGTTGTGTTGGTGATGCGAAAGGTGCCTGGCGCATTCCTTATATCATTGATAGTGACCACATTAATCGGTATTCCAATGGGTGTTACGAATACGCATATTGGGGCTGGAACCTCAGTTAGCCATGCCTTCGGTGAATTGGGGCAGGTGTTTGGTCAATCATTAGGTGCTCAAGGATTGGGCAGCTTATTTAATAACTGGCATCATGCGTCATTAGCGTTAGTTACGATTTTTGCTATGGGCCTAACCGGATTATTTGACGCTATTGGCACATTAATTGGTATCGGTAATCAAACGGGCATTTTTTCAAAGGAAGATCAGAAGTCATTTGAGTCTAGTAATGGCTTTAACTCTAAAATGGATCGTGCGCTAGTTGTTGATACATTTACAACAGCATTTGCTGGTATTGTTGGTACATCAAATACGACAACCTTCATTGAATCAGCATCAGGGGTTGCAGCCGGAGCAAGAACAGGCTTGGCCAATGTCGTAACAGCTGCAGGATTTGCCTTAATGATCTTATTTGCTCCTTTGGTTGGTGTTGTGCCAACAGCAGCTACATCTCCACTACTTATTTTGGTGGGTATTATGATGATGGGCGAATTTAAGAAAATTTCATGGGAATCATTAGAAGTTGCGTTACCTGCTTTCTTTACTTCTGTGTTTATGGCCTTTAGTTATTCAATTTCTTATGGTATCGCTGCTGGTTTTATTTTCTTTATTATCGTGAAATTTGCTTTAGGAAAGTTTAAGGAAGTCTCACCAGTGTTATTAATCGTATCTGCATTCTTCTTGCTTAACTTTGCTGTACTTGCATTTATGTAA
- a CDS encoding ATP-binding cassette domain-containing protein: MLNIKNLSVSYGRKVALTVPKLSINKGEIIGVMGKSGSGKSTLVNSCLGLIPFKGQVRIDTDDVGILMQEQHYVDTMTNQKMIEGMLNTRIKRDKKLTELIDFFDFSDQLSLHFKNLSGGQKQRMSLIMVLYQEPELLFLDEMTTGLDFESRQALISQLKIYFKQHQTTVLMVTHYAQEIEALADKLLVIHDGQVKAFDEPKNLFKQYIGYSAFIVDNHTEKSIKVQQPEDEYKVARRLIDDGDDFRRTQSDIELVYTEVMKGQRA, translated from the coding sequence ATGTTAAACATAAAAAATTTGAGTGTATCTTATGGAAGAAAAGTTGCCTTAACGGTGCCAAAACTATCCATCAATAAGGGTGAGATTATAGGAGTAATGGGTAAATCCGGCTCAGGGAAATCGACGTTAGTTAATAGCTGTCTCGGGTTAATTCCTTTTAAGGGTCAGGTGAGAATTGATACCGATGATGTTGGCATCTTAATGCAGGAACAGCACTACGTTGATACGATGACAAATCAAAAAATGATAGAAGGCATGCTGAACACGCGTATTAAGCGAGATAAAAAATTAACTGAGTTAATTGATTTTTTTGATTTTAGTGACCAACTATCACTTCATTTTAAAAACTTATCTGGTGGACAAAAACAACGAATGAGCTTGATTATGGTACTTTATCAAGAACCAGAATTACTATTTTTGGATGAAATGACGACGGGACTTGATTTTGAAAGTCGGCAAGCACTAATTAGTCAATTGAAAATCTATTTTAAGCAACACCAGACGACTGTTCTGATGGTCACGCACTACGCACAAGAAATTGAAGCGTTAGCTGATAAACTTCTAGTTATTCATGATGGACAAGTAAAAGCTTTTGATGAACCCAAAAATTTGTTTAAGCAGTATATAGGTTATTCTGCTTTTATAGTAGACAATCATACTGAAAAAAGCATCAAAGTCCAACAACCAGAAGATGAATACAAGGTCGCACGTCGACTGATTGATGATGGGGATGACTTTAGGCGGACACAGAGCGATATTGAATTAGTTTATACGGAAGTTATGAAGGGGCAGCGGGCATGA
- a CDS encoding membrane protein — protein MIKKRKLVFEFQNLLGNIITLFFGFAFAPMMALVFGNSYANVPQALNQLYLGFFCTIPLSMVFVGFSSLFSQEVEQGFTLRAELFGYSRVSQALHKFMALTVFVLLSSIIYSWIFLSHFNLPLPNAVIIGQMAIFQILNTAVYFIIVFILTTILKKFSRVYGISMISYFAIMIISGIMGNMDVGKLGDYLPIKLFVTNYTNHLNDTDYISGKIGLYLLILLGILGVILKVIVRNKNGNKHQY, from the coding sequence ATGATTAAAAAAAGGAAGTTAGTCTTTGAATTTCAAAATTTATTAGGCAATATCATTACATTATTTTTTGGGTTTGCGTTTGCACCAATGATGGCATTAGTGTTTGGCAATAGCTATGCTAACGTACCGCAAGCTTTGAACCAACTTTACCTGGGCTTTTTTTGTACGATACCGCTTTCGATGGTATTTGTTGGTTTTAGTTCATTATTTTCACAAGAAGTCGAGCAAGGTTTTACATTGCGTGCCGAACTTTTCGGTTATTCGCGCGTTTCGCAAGCCTTACACAAATTTATGGCACTAACAGTGTTTGTTCTATTATCAAGCATCATCTACTCGTGGATTTTTCTATCACATTTTAATTTGCCTCTGCCAAATGCAGTAATCATCGGTCAAATGGCAATATTTCAAATATTAAATACAGCAGTATATTTCATCATTGTTTTTATCCTGACAACGATTTTGAAGAAATTTTCTCGTGTCTATGGTATTTCCATGATTAGCTATTTTGCTATCATGATTATTTCAGGAATCATGGGTAATATGGATGTCGGTAAGTTAGGAGATTATTTGCCAATCAAATTATTTGTCACCAATTATACCAATCATCTTAATGACACTGATTATATATCTGGTAAAATAGGTCTATATCTACTTATTTTATTAGGTATTCTGGGTGTGATTTTGAAAGTGATTGTGAGAAATAAAAATGGAAATAAACATCAATATTGA
- a CDS encoding LytTR family DNA-binding domain-containing protein → MEININIDDKLKDVQVVISGSDIEQLADIAQYLKSRNTPSRQLAIKTADNIRVVDKEDIILVESYGNDLTFTLKNNHKITTRKTLKRFLEENQKSDFVQISKSEVMNLSYLSKMESAFSGNYYAFLTNQARVTVSRRFIKGILKRLEGNAEDEAF, encoded by the coding sequence ATGGAAATAAACATCAATATTGATGATAAATTGAAAGATGTTCAAGTTGTTATTTCAGGTAGTGATATTGAGCAATTAGCAGATATTGCGCAGTATCTTAAATCTAGAAACACACCTTCACGACAGCTTGCTATCAAAACAGCTGACAATATTCGTGTTGTAGATAAAGAAGATATTATTTTAGTTGAAAGTTATGGAAATGATTTAACTTTTACACTCAAAAATAATCACAAAATCACAACTAGAAAAACGTTAAAAAGGTTTTTGGAAGAAAACCAAAAATCTGATTTCGTGCAAATTTCCAAATCAGAAGTAATGAACTTATCTTATTTGTCGAAGATGGAATCTGCGTTTTCCGGTAATTATTACGCTTTTTTGACCAACCAGGCTCGAGTAACCGTATCTAGACGGTTTATCAAAGGTATTCTAAAAAGATTAGAAGGGAACGCAGAAGATGAAGCATTTTAA
- a CDS encoding DUF3021 family protein, whose product MKHFKEAIVYLLVGIGVGSFISLLSFTLNHATPSMKQFGLLMTMSAIMGLLSLIFEYDKITFITQLISHFILEILTYGFFIWLTFGSAVITFTNIPTFVITYVIIFIYFRKQGRDNARRINEQLQKNKPKKSDSTN is encoded by the coding sequence ATGAAGCATTTTAAAGAGGCAATTGTATATCTATTAGTTGGCATTGGCGTTGGATCATTTATCTCTCTATTATCGTTTACCTTAAATCATGCAACACCATCGATGAAGCAATTTGGTCTGTTAATGACCATGAGCGCAATTATGGGCTTATTATCTCTCATATTTGAGTATGACAAGATAACGTTTATTACACAGCTCATTAGCCATTTCATTTTGGAGATATTGACATATGGATTTTTCATTTGGTTAACGTTTGGAAGTGCAGTGATTACGTTTACTAATATACCAACATTTGTGATTACTTATGTCATTATTTTTATCTATTTTAGGAAACAAGGCAGAGATAATGCGCGCCGTATTAATGAGCAATTGCAAAAAAATAAGCCGAAAAAAAGTGATTCAACAAATTAA
- a CDS encoding DNA topoisomerase gives MPNYLILTEKPSAAANFTKALGGKTGVFSDFTYKITNLRGHVMTLKDPEEMVAEDLKKQYKSWLVKHLPWNLEDFSWARTYIRQRNIRTGKIESTKKLIDELKKESKSGYDAIVIATDTDPSGEGELLAWEALDAIGWRGQVLRANFMDESVSGIQKAMHQLRNVSDKMADGEYVKGESRNRWDFASMQLTRIATTAAKKEGFKVVAREGRLKSVIVWRIYQQLAAIKNYIKTPYFEVKFKDPAGHIFGRVTPQGEVIPWRFATKEQAKVDFNNYHETEVINEKHQTRTQAPGKLLDLAGLASILAPRGFSSKEVLSTYQKMYEAQIVSYPRTEDKTVTPEQFNELLPLIDQIAGVVGVDKNLLTHRSPRKTHVKSQGAHGANRPGENVPQTTQSLAKFGSSGPAIYEVLAKNYLAMLAEDYVYDHVTANLKDYPEFKTAFNIPIKLNFKLVYDSQKAIKVEEGEEEESISGQLGPQAMPYLHEGANPKPQVPTTKWIMAFLEKHNVGTGATRVSTLSEMSRGTKAMLTEKRGKLGLTETGNVSAIMVKDTWIASPKITKRLFEMMDQVGRFEMTMVQVLDSATKVVEHDMPIMLDNAQTLETLLGKPKPSIKKPRKTSEKMTGIWQGQEITFAREWSGHVFTDEELQKLLTGSEVSFPAKSKRGKSYTAVGKMAKQTFKGNTFYGFKLNPKTKKA, from the coding sequence ATGCCAAACTACCTTATTTTAACTGAAAAACCTTCAGCGGCAGCCAATTTTACGAAAGCGCTTGGTGGAAAAACAGGAGTTTTTAGTGATTTTACATATAAAATTACGAATTTACGTGGTCATGTTATGACCTTAAAAGATCCTGAAGAGATGGTGGCTGAAGATTTAAAAAAGCAATATAAATCTTGGTTGGTGAAACATTTACCATGGAATTTAGAAGATTTTTCTTGGGCACGGACTTATATTCGCCAACGTAATATTCGTACAGGAAAGATTGAATCAACCAAAAAACTTATTGATGAATTGAAAAAGGAGTCCAAATCAGGGTACGATGCGATTGTAATCGCAACTGATACAGATCCTTCCGGAGAAGGGGAACTACTCGCTTGGGAAGCATTAGACGCAATTGGCTGGCGTGGACAGGTATTACGGGCTAATTTTATGGATGAGTCAGTGTCCGGCATTCAAAAAGCCATGCACCAATTACGAAATGTTTCCGATAAAATGGCGGATGGGGAGTATGTAAAGGGTGAAAGTCGTAACCGCTGGGATTTTGCGTCTATGCAACTTACGCGAATTGCAACTACCGCCGCTAAAAAAGAAGGATTTAAAGTGGTCGCGCGTGAAGGTCGGTTGAAATCTGTTATTGTTTGGCGTATTTATCAACAACTTGCAGCTATTAAAAATTATATTAAAACGCCATATTTTGAAGTGAAGTTTAAAGATCCAGCGGGGCATATTTTTGGACGAGTGACACCGCAGGGAGAGGTAATTCCTTGGCGTTTTGCAACAAAAGAACAAGCAAAAGTCGATTTTAACAATTATCATGAAACTGAAGTTATTAATGAAAAACACCAAACACGTACACAAGCACCCGGTAAGCTGTTAGATTTAGCAGGATTGGCTTCTATATTGGCACCTCGTGGGTTTTCTTCCAAAGAAGTATTAAGTACCTATCAAAAAATGTATGAAGCACAGATCGTGTCTTATCCGCGTACAGAGGATAAGACAGTGACGCCGGAACAATTTAATGAGTTATTGCCGTTGATTGATCAAATTGCAGGCGTCGTTGGTGTTGATAAGAATTTACTAACACACCGTTCACCACGAAAAACACATGTTAAGTCACAAGGGGCACACGGTGCCAATCGTCCTGGTGAGAATGTGCCACAAACTACGCAATCTTTAGCAAAATTTGGCTCTAGTGGACCAGCGATTTATGAAGTTTTGGCTAAAAACTACTTAGCGATGTTAGCAGAAGATTACGTTTATGACCATGTTACGGCTAATTTGAAAGATTATCCGGAATTCAAGACAGCCTTCAACATCCCAATTAAGCTAAACTTTAAGTTAGTCTATGATTCACAAAAAGCTATTAAGGTTGAAGAAGGTGAAGAAGAGGAGTCAATTAGTGGCCAATTAGGTCCGCAAGCAATGCCATATTTACATGAAGGTGCGAATCCAAAGCCACAGGTACCGACGACCAAATGGATTATGGCGTTTTTAGAAAAGCATAACGTTGGAACTGGTGCGACGCGCGTATCAACACTATCTGAAATGTCTCGTGGCACCAAAGCCATGTTAACTGAAAAGCGTGGTAAATTAGGTTTGACGGAAACTGGAAATGTATCTGCAATCATGGTAAAAGATACTTGGATTGCTTCACCAAAAATCACAAAGCGTTTATTCGAAATGATGGACCAAGTCGGCCGATTTGAAATGACGATGGTTCAAGTACTGGATTCAGCGACAAAAGTAGTTGAACACGATATGCCGATTATGTTAGACAATGCGCAGACACTTGAAACATTGCTTGGTAAGCCCAAACCAAGTATAAAAAAGCCACGTAAAACATCTGAAAAAATGACCGGTATCTGGCAAGGACAGGAAATTACCTTTGCTCGCGAATGGAGTGGGCACGTTTTTACAGATGAAGAACTGCAAAAGCTACTGACTGGATCAGAAGTCAGCTTTCCAGCTAAGTCTAAACGTGGCAAATCATACACGGCTGTTGGAAAAATGGCGAAACAAACTTTTAAGGGGAATACTTTTTATGGTTTTAAGTTGAACCCAAAAACAAAAAAAGCATAG
- a CDS encoding MFS transporter, with protein MIKSTKRLGFIGLTIAMFMGTLDSTIVNIALPKLMTTFNTNLAGVSWVATTYTLALAVFMITATKLGDKFGRKKLMIIGLLLFAGSSAACMFAPSLMYLLVFRSFQGLGGAIITPLVLPMGVELFGKQHMSKIAAIVGAITALAAAGGPAAGGFILEYMSWHWIFGLNVPIGLISLLLVLLFTKESFDETLVGHFDISGMLFLTISLTGITFGLLEGREYGWTSTLILSSFLAGIIGLITFILIELKVSSPIVELNLFREKTFTSSCIIYFATGFALVAPAVIFNYYLQNVLNYDALHAALMIIPVSLAIAVTMPLATRLSDRISAIPVNLIGMLLIAGSLLLFSFITTTTPKRVMIVFSIIIGSGFGFSTVSFVSSVRHLPKSKTGIGSGITNASRQIGTCLGIAVLVTVLNTNISTAKSHIQNHSVAIINRKNLSPNVKNTAESGIRQIFSSNDQKNVNYTSRQKQFTKQLKHAALNKNNLPRPKKGTDYRKLYDATFKISEGNQKINDSLQKLAGTTTTNKVLNNSIIALSDGTLTLLNGQKNILEAIKLLAQRDELKSTLSEIKKEKNTSLSHAFSKTYVICAFLLLLCSPIALLSDKRQKKTH; from the coding sequence ATGATTAAATCAACAAAACGTTTGGGATTCATTGGTCTGACAATCGCCATGTTTATGGGGACATTAGACAGCACCATAGTCAATATTGCTTTACCAAAACTAATGACGACATTCAATACTAATTTGGCAGGAGTTAGTTGGGTTGCTACTACCTACACGCTTGCCTTAGCCGTTTTTATGATTACAGCGACAAAATTAGGCGACAAATTTGGTCGAAAAAAACTCATGATTATTGGTTTACTTCTTTTCGCAGGATCTTCGGCAGCTTGCATGTTTGCCCCCTCACTCATGTATCTTTTAGTTTTTAGATCTTTTCAAGGATTGGGTGGCGCAATAATTACACCACTGGTATTGCCCATGGGCGTTGAACTCTTTGGTAAACAACACATGTCAAAAATTGCGGCAATTGTAGGTGCCATTACTGCCCTTGCGGCAGCTGGTGGCCCTGCTGCTGGTGGCTTTATTTTGGAATATATGTCTTGGCACTGGATATTTGGCCTTAATGTACCGATTGGCCTAATATCTCTACTACTAGTACTGCTCTTTACAAAAGAGTCTTTTGATGAAACACTTGTTGGTCATTTCGATATTTCTGGCATGCTTTTTTTAACCATATCATTAACAGGAATTACTTTTGGTTTACTTGAAGGCCGTGAGTACGGTTGGACATCAACGCTTATTTTGTCAAGCTTTTTAGCTGGCATAATCGGGTTAATCACGTTTATTCTGATAGAACTAAAAGTTAGTTCACCCATTGTCGAACTTAATCTTTTTCGTGAAAAAACATTCACTTCATCTTGTATTATTTATTTCGCGACTGGATTTGCGCTAGTCGCCCCAGCTGTTATTTTTAATTATTATCTACAAAATGTACTCAACTATGATGCTTTGCATGCTGCTTTAATGATTATACCCGTTTCGTTAGCTATTGCTGTGACAATGCCCCTAGCTACACGTTTATCTGATAGAATCAGTGCTATCCCTGTAAACTTGATTGGTATGCTACTTATAGCTGGTAGCCTACTATTATTCTCATTTATAACTACAACAACACCAAAAAGAGTAATGATTGTTTTCTCGATTATTATCGGTTCAGGATTCGGTTTCTCTACGGTTTCTTTTGTTTCTTCCGTCAGGCACTTACCAAAATCAAAAACTGGCATTGGCTCTGGTATTACGAATGCTTCCCGCCAAATTGGTACTTGTCTGGGAATTGCCGTATTAGTTACTGTCCTCAATACTAATATATCAACAGCCAAGTCTCATATACAAAATCATTCCGTAGCCATAATCAATCGAAAAAACTTATCTCCAAATGTTAAAAATACTGCAGAATCCGGAATCAGGCAGATTTTTTCAAGCAATGATCAAAAAAATGTCAACTATACGTCGCGACAAAAACAATTTACTAAACAATTAAAGCATGCTGCTTTAAACAAAAATAACCTGCCCCGACCTAAAAAAGGCACAGACTACCGAAAGCTATATGATGCCACATTTAAAATTAGTGAGGGAAATCAAAAAATCAATGATTCTTTACAAAAATTAGCGGGCACAACCACAACAAATAAAGTGTTAAACAACAGTATTATTGCGCTATCTGATGGTACCTTAACTTTACTAAATGGTCAAAAAAACATATTAGAAGCCATTAAATTGCTGGCTCAAAGGGATGAATTGAAAAGTACTTTATCAGAAATTAAAAAGGAAAAAAATACATCCCTAAGCCATGCATTCAGTAAAACCTATGTCATATGTGCTTTCTTATTACTACTTTGCTCTCCTATCGCTTTGTTGTCAGATAAACGTCAAAAGAAAACACATTAA
- a CDS encoding TetR/AcrR family transcriptional regulator yields the protein MNNRMSLQTREWVRSAFLELLDEVEDIKSITISDISKRSGISRRTFYRYYASKEDILTEYIDILIEQYGNDLRSKKLANFKEFIVYFFNYWGQYDHELFILQKNGLFTYVLSEFNKMIPELYATISAPWHIQKEVNSREIIYTTRYGVGGLWNVYGEWLEFDREKIEITEVAKILIQSFNSL from the coding sequence ATGAATAACCGAATGTCGTTGCAAACAAGAGAATGGGTGCGGAGTGCATTCTTGGAGTTATTGGATGAAGTAGAAGATATTAAATCAATTACCATTTCAGATATTAGTAAACGATCAGGAATATCAAGGAGAACATTTTACCGCTACTATGCCTCTAAAGAAGATATTTTGACGGAATACATTGATATCCTAATTGAGCAGTATGGTAATGACTTACGCTCAAAAAAATTAGCAAATTTCAAAGAGTTTATCGTTTATTTTTTTAATTATTGGGGTCAGTATGATCACGAGTTGTTTATATTACAAAAGAACGGTTTATTCACCTATGTGTTAAGTGAGTTTAACAAAATGATCCCTGAGTTGTACGCGACTATTTCTGCGCCTTGGCATATTCAAAAAGAGGTGAATAGTCGTGAAATAATATATACAACAAGGTACGGGGTTGGCGGCTTATGGAACGTATACGGGGAATGGCTTGAATTTGATCGTGAAAAGATTGAAATAACGGAAGTTGCCAAAATACTAATCCAATCGTTTAATTCCTTATAA